In the Hordeum vulgare subsp. vulgare chromosome 7H, MorexV3_pseudomolecules_assembly, whole genome shotgun sequence genome, one interval contains:
- the LOC123410505 gene encoding cytochrome b561 and DOMON domain-containing protein At4g12980-like, with the protein MSVTRVLALLAAAALLAAAPASVGAAGACTAERFSKNRVYAACTDLPTLGASVHWTYDPAASSLSVAFVAAPPSAGGWVAWGLNPTGDGMSGTQALVAAPKGGAYGVETYAIQGTSLGSPGSIAYKTTDLAAEVGADGRVQMFGKLALQNGTGEVNQVWQVGQVSGGSIGIHAMAAANMGAKGKLNLITGATTAVSGGSILRKKNTHGILNAVSWGILLPMGGIVARYLKTFKSADPAWFYLHVACQLIGYGVGVSGWATGIHLGNLSKGITYSLHRNIGIAVFALGTVQIFALFLRPKKDHKLRVYWNVYHHSVGYTIIILGIVNIFKGMSILNVEQKWKTGYIIAIGILGGVAVVLEVITWSIVLKRRKTEDKAYNGGASNNNGHLPLSM; encoded by the exons ATGTCCGTCACGCGGGTTCTCGCcctgctggcggcggcggcgctgctggCCGCGGCGCCGGCGAGCGTGGGCGCGGCGGGGGCGTGCACGGCGGAGAGGTTCTCCAAGAACCGCGTGTACGCGGCCTGCACCGACCTGCCTACCCTGGGCGCGTCCGTGCACTGGACCTACGACCCGGCGGCGTCCTCCCTCTCCGTGGCCTTCGTCGCCGCGCCGCCCTCGGCCGGCGGCTGGGTCGCCTGGGGGCTCAACCCCACCGGCGACGGCATGAGCGGCACCCAGGCGCTCGTCGCCGCACCCAAGGGCGGCGCGTACGGCGTGGAGACGTACGCCATCCAGGGAACGTCCCTCGGATCGCCGGGGAGCATCGCCTACAAGACGACCGACCTCGCCGCCGAGGTCGGCGCTGACGGCCGCGTCCAGATGTTCGGGAAGCTCGCGCTCCAGAACGGCACCGGGGAGGTGAACCAGGTTTGGCAGGTCGGGCAGGTGTCCGGCGGGAGCATCGGCATACACGCAATGGCCGCTGCCAACATGGGCGCCAAGGGGAAGCTCAACCTCATCACGGGGGCGACCACCGCCGTCAGCGGAGGCAGCATCCTCAGGAAGAAAAAT ACCCATGGAATTCTGAATGCTGTGAGTTGGGGGATTCTACTGCCAATGGGAGGCATAGTTGCTAGATATCTCAAGACATTCAAATCAGCCGACCCTGCTTGGTTCTACCTTCACGTTGCTTGCCAGCTGATAGGGTATGGTGTGGGAGTATCCGGCTGGGCCACCGGTATTCATCTAGGAAATCTGTCCAAGGGAATCACCTACTCGCTTCACAGGAACATTGGGATCGCTGTATTTGCTCTTGGTACCGTTCAG ATCTTTGCGTTGTTCCTGAGGCCCAAGAAGGATCACAAGCTGCGGGTGTACTGGAACGTGTACCACCACTCGGTGGGCTACACCATCATCATCCTGGGCATCGTCAACATCTTCAAGGGCATGAGCATCCTGAACGTGGAGCAGAAGTGGAAGACGGGGTACATCATCGCAATCGGCATCCTGGGCGGTGTGGCCGTGGTGCTGGAGGTGATCACCTGGAGCATCGtgttgaagaggaggaagacggaggaCAAGGCCTACAACGGCGGCGCCTCCAACAACAACGGCCACCTGCCGCTCTCTATGTGA